GCGAGCTAGAAAACAAAGATTATCGTCTTCCATCTTTATCTTTACTGCAGCCTCCTAAGAAGGTGTCGCAGGATAATGAACGTCAGCAAATTTCCGCAAACGCTCGTAAATTAGAAAAGACGTTTGAGAGCTTTGGTGTAAAAGCCAAAGTAATGAAGGTTCATCTTGGTCCAGCGGTAACGAAATATGAGGTATATCCTGATACAGGTGTGAAAGTAAGTAAAATTGTAAACTTAACAGATGACCTGGCACTAGCTCTTGCTGCACGGGACCTACGTATTGAAGCGCCGATCCCAGGTAAATCTGCGATAGGGATCGAAGTACCGAATTCTGAAGTCGCGATGGTTACATTGAGGGAAGTATTGGAATCAAAAGAATACCAATCGCACGAATCGAAAGTATCTATTGGTTTCGGAAGAGATATTTCTGGTGAAGCAGTTGTTTCCGATTTATCTAAGATGCCCCATCTACTTGTTGCAGGAGCAACAGGAAGCGGAAAAAGTGTGTGTATCAACGGTATTATTGCAAGCATTATGATGAAGGCCAAGCCTCATGAAGTTAAAATGATGATGATTGATCCTAAGATGGTTGAACTTAACGTATACAATGGCATACCACATCTTCTAGCACCAGTCGTAACGGATCCGAAGAAAGCTTCACAGGCTTTGAAAAAGGTTGTGAGTGAAATGGAGCGTCGTTATGAGCTATTCTCTCATACTGGTACGCGGAATATCGAAGGGTATAACAATCATATAAAGCGTCATAATGAAACGTCAGAGGCGAAGCAGCCTTCACTACCGTATATTGTTGTTATAGTGGATGAGCTAGCTGATTTAATGATGGTAGCGTCAAGCGATGTAGAGGATGCGATTACAAGGCTCGCACAGATGGCACGAGCAGCGGGGATACATTTAATCATTGCGACACAGCGCCCGTCAGTTGACGTTATCACAGGGGTGATTAAAGCCAATATTCCATCACGTATTGCCTTTAGCGTTTCGTCTATGACAGACTCAAGAACAATTCTTGATATGGGTGGAGCAGAGAAATTGCTAGGCAAAGGGGATATGCTATTCCTTCCTGTAGGGGCGAATAAACCAAAACGAGTTCAGGGTGCCTTCTTATCGGATGAGGAAGTAGAAGAACTCGTTGACTTTGTCATTGCCCAGCAAAAAGCTCAGTATCAGGAAGAAATGATACCAACAGATAAGCCTGAGGAAGCTCAGCCGGAAGTAGATGATGATTTATATGATGACG
The sequence above is drawn from the Pseudalkalibacillus hwajinpoensis genome and encodes:
- a CDS encoding FtsK/SpoIIIE family DNA translocase, which encodes MAKRKRKKTTKKQAAWQSQVKVEFIGLTVLAFTVLGVLKMGVVGRAIYHMFRFFAGEWYGLIIAGLVIFAGYLIVKRKLPAFWTRRLAGFYLLGISFLLLSHVGLFETLSRQGQWDSPSVIANTYELFRMDVSDPSETSPLGGGMIGALLFAFCYRLFDATGTQLMAFLLILLSFVLITGKSFSDVLGKALAWVKGFVLNTYDEAKSLLSESKNSRREKREQRAALREQEASMEPEETYDVSQTSKDELEEEAPFEPEIRTFTESAYPTQSETPVEKETEESKGGEPVKEASDGTPIQSLTVGELENKDYRLPSLSLLQPPKKVSQDNERQQISANARKLEKTFESFGVKAKVMKVHLGPAVTKYEVYPDTGVKVSKIVNLTDDLALALAARDLRIEAPIPGKSAIGIEVPNSEVAMVTLREVLESKEYQSHESKVSIGFGRDISGEAVVSDLSKMPHLLVAGATGSGKSVCINGIIASIMMKAKPHEVKMMMIDPKMVELNVYNGIPHLLAPVVTDPKKASQALKKVVSEMERRYELFSHTGTRNIEGYNNHIKRHNETSEAKQPSLPYIVVIVDELADLMMVASSDVEDAITRLAQMARAAGIHLIIATQRPSVDVITGVIKANIPSRIAFSVSSMTDSRTILDMGGAEKLLGKGDMLFLPVGANKPKRVQGAFLSDEEVEELVDFVIAQQKAQYQEEMIPTDKPEEAQPEVDDDLYDDAVQLITEMQTASVSMLQRRFRIGYTRAARLIDAMEARGVVGPYEGSKPREVLVSKGEEAQSS